In the Nitrospiria bacterium genome, one interval contains:
- a CDS encoding DUF4149 domain-containing protein: protein MVWLHILAAVVWIGGMIFISLILAPALRRFPQDTRRELLGTVGTAAKGVGWIAVMVLLFTGFLNVVHLQLQWDTLIGRLLMLKLSLVAVMIVLSALHDFILGPLLTSRPAAEDPPSSRLRRLVPWLARINLVLALGVIYLAVLIARA, encoded by the coding sequence GTGGTCTGGCTTCATATTCTTGCGGCGGTCGTCTGGATCGGCGGGATGATCTTTATCAGCCTTATCCTGGCCCCCGCGCTGCGGCGGTTTCCCCAGGACACGCGCCGGGAGCTGCTCGGGACGGTGGGAACCGCGGCCAAAGGCGTGGGCTGGATCGCCGTCATGGTATTGCTGTTCACGGGTTTTCTGAACGTCGTCCATCTCCAGCTCCAATGGGATACGCTGATCGGCCGCCTCCTCATGCTCAAACTCTCGCTGGTCGCCGTCATGATTGTCCTGAGCGCCCTCCACGATTTTATCCTGGGACCTTTGCTTACCTCGCGGCCGGCGGCGGAAGACCCTCCATCCTCGCGTCTGCGGCGACTGGTTCCTTGGCTGGCTCGGATTAATCTCGTGTTGGCCTTGGGCGTGATTTATCTGGCCGTTCTTATTGCCAGGGCCTGA
- the moaA gene encoding GTP 3',8-cyclase MoaA has product MSRLVDRFSRSMSYLRLSVTDRCDMRCLYCMPEAGEPQEARSELLTFEEIRRLVRILCRLGITQVRITGGEPLVRRDLPVLVAMLARDGEIGRRADLSLTTNASRLAPAAWELKTAGLNRINISLDSLDPDRFHRITRGGRLSDVLAGIDRALKVGLTPVKLNTVVLRGINDDELPGLVEFAVSKGVTHRFLEVMPLGSVGIGNRDRFVSAAEIQQSIERRYPLIPLPFQNGSTAREFRIAGTPARIGIVSPVSERFCSTCNRLRLSSRGRLQLCLAHEDGVDLKTPLRQGWSDVELSNLILETAYRKPAGNHFAEDPEPVYQIAMSGIGG; this is encoded by the coding sequence ATGAGCCGTCTGGTGGACCGGTTTTCCCGTTCCATGTCGTATTTGCGCTTGTCCGTAACCGATCGGTGCGACATGCGCTGTCTTTATTGCATGCCGGAAGCGGGCGAGCCGCAAGAAGCCCGCAGCGAACTCCTCACGTTTGAGGAGATTCGCCGTCTTGTTCGCATCCTTTGCCGTTTGGGAATCACACAGGTCCGTATCACGGGCGGGGAACCGCTGGTGCGACGCGACTTGCCCGTTCTGGTCGCGATGCTTGCCAGGGACGGCGAAATCGGGAGACGGGCGGATCTATCCCTGACCACCAACGCCTCGCGTCTCGCCCCGGCGGCTTGGGAACTGAAAACCGCCGGTCTGAACCGGATCAATATCAGCCTCGATTCCCTGGATCCGGACCGCTTCCATCGAATCACGCGCGGCGGCCGATTGTCGGACGTTTTGGCGGGGATCGACCGGGCTCTTAAGGTCGGGCTGACGCCGGTGAAGCTCAACACCGTGGTCCTGCGGGGGATCAATGACGATGAGCTGCCCGGGTTGGTCGAGTTCGCGGTCTCCAAGGGCGTGACGCATCGGTTCCTGGAGGTGATGCCGCTGGGGTCTGTCGGGATCGGGAACCGCGATCGTTTCGTTTCGGCGGCGGAGATACAACAAAGCATCGAGCGGAGATATCCCTTGATCCCGCTGCCGTTTCAAAACGGCTCCACGGCCCGGGAATTCCGGATCGCGGGAACGCCGGCCCGGATCGGGATCGTCAGTCCGGTGAGCGAGCGGTTCTGCTCCACCTGCAACCGCTTAAGACTGTCGTCCCGCGGTCGCCTTCAACTCTGCCTCGCCCACGAGGACGGGGTGGACCTGAAGACTCCCCTGCGGCAGGGTTGGAGCGACGTCGAGCTTTCCAACCTCATTCTCGAAACGGCCTACCGCAAACCGGCCGGGAATCATTTCGCGGAAGATCCCGAACCGGTGTACCAGATCGCCATGTCCGGCATCGGAGGCTGA
- the tatA gene encoding twin-arginine translocase TatA/TatE family subunit, translating to MFGIGMPELLVILVIVLLIFGVGKLPEIGEGLGKAIRGFRKSMSEHEPPSLPDKDKPPKDDSKGKNAT from the coding sequence ATGTTCGGAATCGGCATGCCGGAGTTGCTGGTCATCCTGGTGATCGTTCTGTTGATTTTCGGCGTGGGAAAACTGCCGGAGATCGGCGAAGGTTTGGGCAAGGCCATCCGCGGATTCCGAAAATCCATGTCGGAACACGAACCGCCTTCCCTTCCTGATAAAGACAAGCCGCCGAAAGACGATTCGAAGGGAAAGAACGCGACATGA